The following proteins come from a genomic window of Azospirillum humicireducens:
- the ssuD gene encoding FMNH2-dependent alkanesulfonate monooxygenase, translating into MDIFWFLPVHGDGPYLGSQIDSRAATLAYLTEIAQAADRRGYHGVLVPCGKACEEPYIVSAALIAATERLRFLVATRPSSMTPTFAARLAAGLDRLSGGRFYLNVVAGGDAAELAGDGVFLDHDARYAQAAEFFTVWKRVLAGETVDFAGSHVTVKGATVPLRPVQRPHPPLFFGGSSPAGHAAVAEHFDTYLTWAEPPDAVAAKIADVRARAAAHGRTLSYGLRVNIIVRETEAEAWAAAEKLISKIDRGAIEAAHGAFRRFESEGQRRMTELASRADLVVAPNLWAGVGLVRGGAGTALVGNPRQVADRLLEYRDLGIDSFILSGYPHLEEAHRVADLLFPLLPVTAPPPAAQAAPDVAFVSPFGDLQPARSAS; encoded by the coding sequence ATGGACATCTTCTGGTTCCTGCCGGTGCATGGCGACGGCCCCTATCTGGGCAGCCAGATCGACAGCCGCGCCGCCACGCTGGCCTATCTGACGGAGATCGCCCAGGCCGCCGACCGTCGCGGCTATCATGGCGTGCTGGTCCCCTGCGGCAAGGCCTGCGAGGAGCCCTACATCGTGTCGGCCGCGCTGATCGCGGCGACGGAACGGCTGCGCTTCCTGGTCGCGACCCGCCCGTCCTCGATGACGCCGACCTTCGCGGCGCGGCTCGCCGCCGGGCTGGACCGGCTGTCGGGCGGGCGCTTCTACCTGAATGTGGTGGCCGGCGGCGACGCGGCGGAGCTGGCGGGCGACGGCGTCTTCCTCGACCATGACGCCCGCTATGCCCAGGCGGCCGAGTTCTTCACGGTGTGGAAGCGGGTGCTGGCTGGCGAAACCGTCGATTTCGCCGGCAGCCACGTGACGGTGAAGGGCGCCACCGTGCCGCTGCGGCCGGTGCAGCGGCCCCATCCGCCGCTGTTCTTCGGCGGCTCGTCGCCCGCCGGCCATGCCGCGGTAGCGGAGCATTTCGACACTTACCTGACCTGGGCCGAGCCGCCCGACGCGGTGGCCGCCAAGATCGCGGACGTGCGGGCGCGGGCGGCGGCGCATGGCCGCACCCTGTCCTATGGCCTGCGCGTCAACATCATCGTGCGCGAGACCGAGGCGGAAGCCTGGGCCGCCGCCGAGAAACTCATCAGCAAGATCGACCGCGGCGCCATCGAGGCCGCGCACGGTGCCTTCCGCCGCTTCGAATCCGAAGGCCAGCGCCGGATGACCGAGCTTGCCTCCCGCGCGGATCTGGTGGTGGCGCCGAATTTGTGGGCCGGCGTCGGGCTGGTGCGCGGCGGCGCCGGGACCGCGCTGGTCGGCAACCCGCGGCAGGTGGCGGACCGGCTGCTGGAATACCGCGATCTCGGCATCGACAGCTTCATCCTGTCCGGCTACCCGCATCTGGAGGAGGCGCACCGCGTCGCCGACCTGCTGTTCCCGCTGCTGCCGGTCACGGCCCCGCCGCCGGCCGCCCAGGCGGCACCCGACGTCGCCTTCGTCAGTCCCTTCGGCGACCTTCAACCGGCCAGGAGCGCGTCATGA
- a CDS encoding aliphatic sulfonate ABC transporter substrate-binding protein — MTRIPPSDRWPAATAFDAVPRPGPGLSSCRFDAAALPSVVVGQDGSCGPGIDAAGYEQRRIVAFDPASRARKPKIRATAMVFEDPQSQRLQADLDRLAPSDATVLIIGETGTGKELVSRYIHSCSRRADGPFVAVNCGAFSDTLAEAELFGFEKGAFTGALKTQAGWFEAAHGGTLLLDEIGDLPPALQVKLLRVLQEREVVRVGSRKPIPIDVRVIAATNVDLEAAVEAKRFREDLYFRLNVASVRLAPLRERPGDIPPLALHFLDLHKERLGRPELSLSGEALRRLAQCPWPGNIRQLENVLHNAVLLAPGPEIGVDDVRLRCEGHGRVSNVAEPLPCDVEGAVKALVARAVADGEPELYERLVRTAVRSAFDLADGNQMRAAESLGMTRNAFRTQLAHLGAIAPRRRPGAPEPGEERLSKPSSPHPALRPANLVDLPIGYQKFGTSGILKMRGAVEQRLAAHGYRVTWTEFVSGPQMMDALGSMQVEFVATGEAPPVFAQAAGVPLVYVGYDPPAPNAEALLIRHDSPFRSTADLRGRTVALHTGSNVHYFLLRALQAYGLTLDDVRIVHMQPAAALEALLDEMVDAWAIWDPLLSSAQIRDDTRVLTDGSGLVPNHQFYLANQSFADRNPEAVAILLDEVGKAGEYAALHAAEAARSMTRDLGIDAPALELAFSRLTYGAKPLDDRAVRRQQAVADSFHASGLLKSSISVREAVWSGNWA, encoded by the coding sequence ATGACCAGGATCCCGCCCAGTGACCGCTGGCCCGCCGCGACAGCCTTCGACGCCGTTCCCCGTCCGGGGCCCGGCCTGTCCTCCTGCCGGTTCGACGCCGCCGCCTTGCCCTCCGTCGTCGTGGGCCAGGACGGGAGTTGCGGACCGGGCATCGACGCCGCCGGTTACGAACAGCGCCGCATCGTCGCCTTCGACCCGGCCAGCCGCGCCCGCAAGCCGAAGATCCGCGCCACCGCGATGGTGTTCGAGGATCCGCAGTCGCAACGGCTCCAGGCCGATCTCGACCGGCTGGCGCCCAGCGACGCCACCGTGCTGATCATAGGCGAAACCGGCACCGGCAAGGAACTGGTCTCACGCTATATCCACAGCTGCAGCCGCCGGGCCGACGGCCCGTTCGTCGCCGTCAATTGCGGCGCCTTCAGCGACACGCTGGCCGAGGCCGAACTGTTCGGCTTCGAAAAGGGAGCCTTCACCGGCGCGCTGAAGACCCAGGCCGGCTGGTTCGAGGCCGCCCATGGCGGCACGCTTCTGCTGGACGAGATCGGCGACCTGCCGCCCGCCCTTCAGGTCAAGCTGCTGCGCGTGCTGCAGGAGCGCGAGGTGGTGCGTGTCGGCTCGCGCAAGCCCATTCCCATCGACGTCCGCGTCATCGCCGCCACCAACGTCGATCTGGAGGCGGCGGTGGAGGCCAAGCGCTTCCGCGAGGATCTGTATTTCCGCCTCAACGTTGCCTCGGTCCGGCTGGCGCCGTTGCGCGAGCGGCCGGGCGACATCCCGCCGCTGGCCCTGCATTTCCTCGACCTCCACAAGGAGCGGCTCGGCCGGCCGGAGCTGTCGCTGAGCGGGGAGGCGCTGCGCCGGCTGGCCCAGTGCCCCTGGCCGGGCAACATCCGCCAGCTGGAGAATGTGCTGCACAACGCGGTGCTGCTGGCGCCCGGCCCGGAAATCGGTGTGGACGATGTCCGGCTGCGCTGCGAGGGGCATGGTCGGGTGTCCAATGTGGCGGAGCCGCTGCCCTGCGATGTCGAGGGCGCGGTGAAGGCGCTGGTCGCCCGCGCCGTCGCCGACGGCGAACCGGAGCTGTATGAGAGGCTGGTCCGCACCGCGGTGCGCAGCGCCTTCGACCTGGCCGATGGCAACCAGATGCGGGCGGCGGAAAGCCTGGGTATGACCCGCAACGCCTTCCGAACCCAGCTGGCCCATCTCGGCGCCATCGCGCCGCGCCGCCGCCCCGGCGCACCGGAACCGGGCGAGGAGCGGCTTTCCAAACCGTCCTCCCCCCATCCGGCCCTCCGGCCGGCGAACCTTGTGGATCTGCCGATTGGCTATCAGAAGTTCGGCACCTCCGGCATCCTGAAGATGCGCGGCGCCGTGGAGCAGCGGCTGGCCGCCCATGGCTATCGCGTCACCTGGACCGAGTTCGTATCCGGCCCGCAGATGATGGACGCGCTCGGCAGCATGCAGGTGGAATTCGTGGCGACCGGGGAGGCGCCGCCGGTCTTCGCCCAGGCGGCCGGCGTGCCGCTGGTCTATGTCGGCTACGACCCGCCGGCCCCCAATGCCGAGGCGCTGCTGATCCGCCATGACAGCCCCTTCCGCAGCACCGCCGACCTGCGCGGGCGGACGGTGGCGCTGCACACCGGGTCGAACGTCCATTATTTCCTGCTGCGGGCCTTGCAGGCCTATGGGCTGACCTTGGACGACGTGCGCATCGTCCACATGCAGCCGGCGGCGGCGCTGGAGGCGCTGCTCGACGAGATGGTGGATGCGTGGGCGATCTGGGATCCGCTGTTGTCCTCCGCCCAGATCCGCGACGACACGCGGGTGCTGACCGACGGCAGCGGGCTGGTGCCGAACCACCAGTTCTACCTCGCCAACCAGAGCTTCGCCGACCGCAATCCGGAAGCCGTCGCCATCCTGCTGGACGAGGTGGGCAAGGCCGGCGAATACGCCGCCCTCCACGCGGCGGAGGCGGCGCGCAGCATGACGCGCGACCTCGGCATCGACGCCCCGGCGCTGGAACTGGCCTTCAGCCGGCTGACCTACGGCGCCAAGCCGCTGGACGACCGGGCGGTGCGGCGCCAGCAGGCGGTGGCCGACAGCTTTCACGCCTCCGGTCTGCTGAAATCCAGCATATCGGTGCGCGAGGCGGTGTGGTCGGGGAACTGGGCGTAG
- the sfnG gene encoding dimethylsulfone monooxygenase SfnG, with product MTATTTANSDAVKFAYWVPNVSGGLVISKIEQRTSWDIDYNRKLAQIAEQAGFEYALSQIRFTAGYGADNQHESVSFTHALLAATEKLNVIAAVLPGPWHPALLAKQVATISHLTKGRIAVNIVSGWFRGEFQAIGEPWLDHDERYRRSEEFIRVIRGVWSEDNFSFNGAYYRFENYTLKPKPLAPLPEVFQGGSSRAARDMAARVSDWYFTNGNTPDGIRAQIDDIRAKEAGTGHRAKIGVNAFAIVRETEEEARAVLNEILEKADPDAVKGFHHEVQNAGNASPEREGNWAKSTFEDLVQYNDGFKTNLIGTPRQVAERIVHLKSIGVDLVLLGFLHFQEEVEYFGKHVIPLVRELEAAKEREAVAA from the coding sequence ATGACCGCCACCACGACTGCCAATTCCGACGCCGTGAAGTTCGCCTATTGGGTTCCGAACGTGTCCGGCGGCCTCGTCATCAGCAAGATCGAGCAACGCACAAGCTGGGACATCGACTACAACCGCAAGCTGGCGCAGATCGCCGAGCAGGCCGGCTTCGAGTATGCGCTGAGCCAGATCCGCTTCACCGCCGGCTACGGTGCCGACAACCAGCATGAATCGGTGTCCTTCACCCATGCCCTGCTGGCGGCGACCGAGAAGCTGAACGTCATCGCCGCGGTGCTGCCCGGCCCCTGGCACCCGGCCCTGCTGGCCAAGCAGGTCGCCACCATCAGCCATCTGACCAAGGGCCGCATCGCCGTCAACATCGTCAGCGGCTGGTTCCGCGGCGAGTTCCAGGCCATCGGCGAGCCGTGGCTGGACCATGACGAGCGCTACCGCCGGTCGGAGGAGTTCATCCGCGTCATCCGCGGGGTCTGGTCGGAGGACAATTTCTCTTTCAACGGCGCCTATTACCGCTTCGAGAACTACACGCTGAAGCCGAAGCCGCTGGCCCCGCTGCCGGAGGTGTTCCAGGGCGGCAGTTCCCGCGCTGCCCGCGACATGGCCGCCCGCGTGTCCGACTGGTATTTCACCAACGGCAACACGCCGGACGGCATCAGGGCGCAGATCGACGACATCCGCGCCAAGGAGGCCGGCACCGGCCACCGCGCCAAGATCGGCGTCAACGCCTTCGCCATCGTCCGCGAGACCGAGGAGGAGGCCCGCGCCGTCCTCAACGAGATCCTGGAGAAGGCCGATCCCGACGCGGTGAAGGGCTTCCACCATGAGGTCCAGAATGCCGGCAACGCCTCGCCGGAGCGCGAGGGCAACTGGGCCAAATCCACCTTCGAGGATCTCGTCCAGTACAATGACGGCTTCAAGACCAACCTGATCGGCACGCCGCGTCAGGTGGCGGAGCGCATCGTCCACCTGAAATCCATCGGCGTCGATCTGGTCCTGCTCGGCTTCCTGCATTTCCAGGAGGAGGTCGAGTATTTCGGCAAACACGTCATCCCGCTGGTCCGCGAACTGGAAGCGGCCAAGGAACGGGAAGCGGTCGCCGCCTGA
- a CDS encoding amidohydrolase family protein has product MSRKIIDLRSRPAFLHDFYGATPGTPGFETARWLNRRVGTRGDDSHFTRSHTLDGYLADVREAGITAAAIIGRDTPGVSTSNDRVQELVAGRPELIGVGSVDPQRQGTAAAVAEVGRAVTALGLKGINLEPGFLDPAIAFDDPSLLPVYDACDQLKVPVFLMTGPTTPDPRFNDPAPVGRIARAFPNLNIVIHHGFWPHVAEIVGIAFRHPNVHIVPDMYLFLPGSRLYVEAANGFLRDQLLFGSSYPFRPMKQTVEDFLKLGFDGAVLDGLLFDNARRLLALDL; this is encoded by the coding sequence GTGTCCCGCAAGATCATCGACCTGCGCAGCCGCCCCGCCTTCCTGCATGACTTCTACGGGGCGACCCCCGGCACCCCCGGCTTCGAGACGGCCAGATGGCTGAACCGGCGCGTCGGCACCCGTGGCGACGACAGCCATTTCACCCGCTCCCACACGCTGGACGGCTATCTCGCCGATGTGCGCGAGGCCGGCATCACCGCCGCCGCCATCATCGGGCGCGACACCCCCGGCGTCAGCACCTCCAACGACCGGGTGCAGGAGCTGGTCGCCGGCCGGCCGGAACTGATCGGCGTCGGCTCCGTCGATCCGCAGCGCCAGGGCACCGCCGCCGCGGTGGCGGAGGTGGGCCGAGCCGTCACCGCGCTGGGGCTGAAGGGCATCAATCTGGAGCCGGGCTTCCTCGATCCGGCGATCGCCTTCGACGATCCGTCGCTGCTGCCGGTCTATGACGCCTGCGATCAGTTGAAGGTGCCGGTCTTCCTGATGACCGGCCCGACCACGCCGGACCCGCGCTTCAACGATCCGGCTCCGGTCGGCCGCATCGCCCGCGCGTTCCCCAACCTGAACATCGTCATCCATCACGGCTTCTGGCCGCATGTGGCGGAGATCGTCGGGATCGCCTTCCGCCATCCCAACGTCCACATCGTGCCGGACATGTACCTCTTCCTGCCCGGCAGCCGCCTTTATGTCGAGGCCGCCAACGGCTTCCTGCGCGACCAGCTGCTGTTCGGCAGCTCCTATCCGTTCCGCCCGATGAAGCAGACGGTGGAGGATTTCCTGAAGCTCGGCTTCGACGGGGCGGTGCTCGACGGGCTGCTGTTCGACAATGCCCGGCGCCTGCTGGCGCTCGACCTCTGA
- the msuE gene encoding FMN reductase: MGKIKVVTVSGNLGARSRTRALIDAVVEGVEAQVSIHRTDIVIGELAPELGSLTDPKAIPPRVAEALAAIAGADLLVVGTPVYKGSYTGLFKHLIDFIDPNALGGVPVVLTATGGSPRHALVIEHQLRPLFGFFLAHTVPTGVFAQDGDFTDYRLTSPDIAARAARAADEAVRIAALGRLAAPAASLAAA, encoded by the coding sequence ATGGGCAAGATCAAGGTCGTCACCGTCTCCGGCAATCTCGGCGCCCGGTCCCGCACCCGCGCCCTGATCGATGCCGTGGTCGAGGGGGTGGAGGCACAGGTTTCCATCCATCGCACCGACATCGTGATCGGCGAACTGGCGCCGGAGCTGGGATCGCTGACCGACCCGAAGGCAATCCCGCCGCGCGTGGCCGAGGCGCTGGCCGCCATCGCCGGGGCCGATCTGCTGGTCGTCGGCACGCCCGTCTACAAGGGCTCCTACACCGGGCTGTTCAAGCATCTGATCGACTTCATCGACCCGAACGCGCTGGGCGGCGTGCCGGTGGTGCTGACCGCGACCGGCGGCAGCCCGCGCCACGCCCTGGTGATCGAACACCAGCTGCGCCCGCTGTTCGGCTTCTTCCTGGCCCACACGGTGCCGACCGGCGTCTTCGCCCAGGACGGCGATTTCACCGACTACCGCCTGACCAGCCCGGACATCGCCGCCCGCGCCGCCCGCGCCGCCGACGAGGCGGTGCGCATCGCCGCGCTGGGCCGGCTGGCGGCTCCCGCCGCTTCCCTGGCCGCCGCCTGA
- a CDS encoding branched-chain amino acid ABC transporter permease, whose amino-acid sequence MTDLALEKAGTATVRRLSPAPFGIGVLLIVAYGVLPLVASEYLFDAILTPFLALALAGLGLNILTGYAGQVSLGSSAFMAVGAYAAYNLALRLPGLPFLLDILLAGLVAAAVGLLFGLPSLRLRGFYLAVSTLAAQFFVQWVFNKVGWFSNNSPSGIVTVPPLSVAGMPLDSSAGRYLFALGVVTAVTLAVWRLVESPTGRALVALRDHETAARVIGIPVLRVKLLAFAVSSFIIGVAGVLWAFAYLRTVEPAGFNLDRSFQILFIVIIGGLASLRGAFLGAALIVVFPLLLARLGEALLGGLFDSGVLEMSQRIVLGLLIVTFLIAEPAGLTALLDRLWNRIAGRFRRTG is encoded by the coding sequence ATGACCGATCTCGCGCTTGAGAAGGCCGGAACCGCCACGGTGCGCCGCCTCTCCCCCGCCCCGTTCGGCATCGGTGTCCTGCTGATCGTCGCCTACGGCGTCCTGCCCCTGGTCGCCAGCGAATATCTGTTCGACGCCATCCTGACGCCCTTCCTGGCGCTGGCGCTGGCCGGGCTGGGGCTGAACATCCTGACCGGCTATGCCGGGCAGGTGTCGCTGGGATCGTCGGCCTTCATGGCGGTGGGGGCCTATGCCGCCTACAATCTGGCGCTGCGCCTGCCGGGGCTGCCCTTCCTGCTGGACATCCTGCTGGCCGGGCTGGTCGCCGCCGCGGTCGGGCTGCTGTTCGGCCTGCCCAGCCTGCGGCTGCGCGGCTTCTACCTCGCCGTCTCGACGCTGGCCGCCCAGTTCTTCGTGCAGTGGGTGTTCAACAAGGTCGGCTGGTTTTCCAACAACAGCCCGTCGGGCATCGTCACCGTGCCGCCGCTGTCGGTCGCCGGCATGCCGCTCGACAGCTCCGCCGGCCGCTACCTGTTCGCGCTCGGCGTGGTGACGGCGGTGACGCTGGCGGTGTGGCGGCTGGTGGAAAGCCCGACCGGCCGCGCCCTGGTCGCCCTGCGCGACCATGAGACGGCGGCGCGGGTCATCGGCATCCCGGTGCTGCGGGTCAAGCTGCTGGCCTTCGCCGTCTCCTCCTTCATCATCGGGGTGGCCGGCGTGCTGTGGGCCTTCGCCTACCTGCGCACGGTGGAGCCGGCGGGCTTCAACCTCGACCGCTCCTTCCAGATTCTGTTCATCGTGATCATCGGCGGGCTGGCCTCGCTGCGCGGAGCCTTCCTGGGGGCGGCGCTGATCGTCGTCTTCCCGCTGCTGCTGGCCCGGCTGGGCGAGGCGCTGCTGGGCGGGCTGTTCGACAGCGGCGTGCTGGAGATGAGCCAGCGCATCGTCCTCGGCCTGCTGATCGTCACCTTCCTGATCGCCGAACCGGCGGGCCTGACCGCCCTGCTCGATCGACTGTGGAACCGGATCGCCGGACGCTTCCGCCGCACCGGCTGA
- a CDS encoding branched-chain amino acid ABC transporter permease: MEWQFFTEVLVGGLLSGVMYSLVAIGFVLIYKTSGVLNFAQGALLLFAALTFVSLAERGLPVWAAILLTLAAMTIIGALIERTVLRPLVNQPPITLFMATLGVSYVIEGAAQLLWGTQVHGLDLGIDDLPLEIGGVLISSFDLFAAAVAGAMVAALTLFFRYTRIGLGFRAVADDQLAALAVGLSLDRIWTAVWTAAGVVALVAGLLWGARLGVQFSLSLVVLKALPVLVLGGFDSIAGAIVGGLIVGAVEKLAEVYLGPFVGGGIEGWIAYVAALGFLLIRPSGLFGAKLVERV; the protein is encoded by the coding sequence ATGGAGTGGCAATTCTTCACCGAGGTGCTGGTCGGCGGCCTGCTGTCGGGGGTGATGTACTCCCTGGTCGCCATCGGCTTCGTCCTGATCTACAAGACCTCCGGCGTGCTGAACTTCGCCCAGGGGGCGCTGCTGCTGTTCGCAGCACTGACCTTCGTCAGCCTGGCGGAGCGCGGCCTGCCCGTCTGGGCGGCGATCCTGCTGACGCTGGCGGCGATGACGATCATCGGCGCGCTGATCGAGCGCACCGTGCTGCGCCCGCTGGTCAACCAGCCGCCGATCACCCTGTTCATGGCGACGCTCGGCGTCTCCTACGTCATCGAGGGTGCCGCGCAATTGCTGTGGGGCACCCAGGTGCACGGTCTGGATCTGGGCATCGACGACCTGCCGCTGGAAATCGGCGGCGTGCTGATCAGCAGCTTCGACCTGTTCGCCGCGGCGGTGGCCGGGGCGATGGTGGCGGCGCTGACCCTGTTCTTCCGCTACACCCGCATCGGCCTCGGCTTCCGCGCCGTCGCCGATGACCAGCTCGCCGCGCTGGCGGTGGGGCTGAGCCTGGACCGCATCTGGACCGCGGTGTGGACCGCCGCCGGGGTGGTGGCGCTGGTCGCCGGCCTGCTGTGGGGGGCGCGGCTGGGCGTGCAGTTCTCCCTGTCGCTGGTGGTGCTGAAGGCGCTGCCGGTGCTGGTGCTGGGCGGCTTCGACTCCATCGCCGGGGCCATCGTCGGCGGCCTGATCGTCGGCGCGGTGGAGAAGCTGGCGGAGGTCTATCTCGGGCCGTTCGTCGGCGGCGGCATCGAAGGGTGGATCGCCTATGTCGCCGCCCTCGGCTTCCTGCTGATCCGCCCGTCCGGCCTGTTCGGCGCCAAGCTGGTGGAAAGGGTCTGA
- a CDS encoding acyl-CoA dehydrogenase family protein — protein sequence MSIVPLSSPALRGALADLKSLLAETAVARDRAGGTAKAERDAIRRSGLLTLAIPAAYGGQGEGWPAILGAVRDLAQVDSSLAHIFAFHHLMVASILLYGNPTQRAGLLTATARRGLFWGNALNPLDRRTHLAAAGELAEDGEEPQSWILNGTKSFCSGASDSDLLLVSADGPDGVLRVMVLPTDRSGIAVLDDWDAIGQRQTDSGTVTFTDVAVSAADILGPPGPFGDVASSLRPCIAQSILASLYLGIAEGALAAARGFTLTEGRPWRASGVASAAEDPYLLHHFGEVQLAVAAADALGGLALDRLQRAWERGRSLGSQERGETSLAVATFKVAAARAGLDAAGRLFDITGARGAAGRYGFDRFWRNIRTHSLHDPLDYKLKELGVHALTGALPEPGFYS from the coding sequence ATGAGCATCGTTCCGCTGTCCAGCCCCGCCCTGCGCGGGGCGCTGGCTGACCTGAAAAGCCTGTTGGCCGAGACCGCCGTCGCCCGCGACCGGGCCGGCGGCACCGCCAAGGCGGAACGCGACGCCATCCGCCGCTCCGGACTGCTGACCCTGGCGATTCCGGCGGCCTACGGCGGCCAGGGGGAGGGCTGGCCGGCGATCCTGGGGGCGGTGCGGGACCTGGCGCAAGTGGACTCCTCGCTGGCCCATATCTTCGCCTTCCATCACCTGATGGTCGCTTCGATCCTGCTTTATGGCAACCCGACCCAGCGGGCCGGGCTGCTGACCGCCACCGCCCGGCGCGGCCTGTTCTGGGGCAATGCACTGAACCCGCTCGATCGCCGCACCCATTTGGCGGCGGCTGGAGAACTGGCGGAGGACGGGGAGGAGCCGCAAAGCTGGATCCTGAACGGCACCAAGAGCTTCTGTTCCGGTGCCAGCGATTCCGACCTGCTGCTGGTGTCGGCGGACGGTCCGGACGGGGTGTTGCGGGTGATGGTTCTGCCGACCGACCGGTCCGGCATCGCCGTGCTGGACGATTGGGACGCCATCGGCCAGCGCCAGACCGACAGCGGCACCGTCACCTTCACCGACGTGGCGGTGTCGGCGGCCGACATTTTGGGACCGCCGGGACCGTTCGGCGACGTCGCCTCCAGTCTGCGCCCCTGCATCGCCCAGTCGATCCTGGCCAGCCTCTATCTCGGCATCGCCGAAGGGGCGCTGGCGGCGGCGCGCGGCTTCACCCTGACGGAAGGGCGGCCGTGGCGGGCATCGGGCGTGGCCAGCGCCGCCGAGGATCCCTATCTGCTGCATCATTTTGGCGAAGTGCAGCTGGCCGTCGCCGCCGCCGATGCGCTGGGCGGACTGGCGCTCGACCGGCTGCAACGGGCGTGGGAGCGCGGGCGGTCGCTCGGGAGCCAGGAGCGGGGCGAGACCTCGCTCGCCGTCGCCACCTTCAAGGTCGCCGCCGCCCGTGCCGGTCTGGACGCCGCCGGCCGGCTGTTCGACATCACCGGGGCACGCGGGGCCGCCGGGCGTTACGGCTTCGACCGCTTCTGGCGCAACATCCGCACCCACTCCCTGCATGACCCGCTGGACTACAAGCTGAAGGAGCTGGGTGTCCACGCCCTGACCGGCGCATTGCCGGAACCGGGCTTCTATTCCTGA
- a CDS encoding ABC transporter ATP-binding protein: protein MPAVLSEPVVSPANGNVPSALAVEAVSLSFGGVTALSDISFAVAPGEIRAVIGPNGAGKSSLLNVVSGLYQPDRGRVWLGGHSFAAVPTDRLAKLGVSRTFQNLALFKGLSVLDNVAAGLSHRLRAGVLAQVIGLPAARRERAEAHARAEELLAFLHLDGVRDRPAGTLPYGIQKRVELARALVARPRLLLLDEPMAGMTLTEKRDLSGHIRAARDDLGTTIVLIEHDVGVVMDLSDRIAVLDYGRLIADGTPDDIRNDPVVIDAYLGVAHDLEAGEGI, encoded by the coding sequence ATGCCGGCCGTCCTTTCCGAACCCGTTGTCTCGCCCGCGAACGGAAACGTTCCGTCCGCCCTGGCGGTCGAGGCGGTGTCGCTGTCCTTCGGCGGCGTCACCGCGCTGAGCGACATCTCCTTCGCCGTCGCGCCGGGAGAAATCCGGGCGGTCATCGGTCCGAACGGCGCCGGCAAAAGCTCGCTGCTCAACGTCGTCAGCGGGCTGTACCAGCCCGACCGCGGCCGGGTCTGGCTCGGCGGGCACAGCTTCGCTGCCGTGCCGACCGACCGGCTGGCGAAGCTCGGCGTGTCCCGCACCTTCCAGAATCTGGCGCTGTTCAAGGGGCTGTCGGTGCTGGACAACGTTGCCGCCGGTCTGTCGCACCGGCTGCGCGCCGGGGTGCTGGCCCAGGTCATCGGCCTGCCGGCCGCCCGGCGGGAACGGGCGGAGGCCCATGCCAGGGCGGAGGAGCTGCTGGCCTTCCTGCATCTGGACGGTGTCCGCGACCGTCCGGCCGGCACCCTGCCCTACGGCATACAGAAACGGGTCGAGCTTGCCCGCGCCCTGGTGGCGCGGCCCCGCCTGCTCCTGCTGGACGAGCCGATGGCCGGCATGACCCTGACCGAGAAGCGGGATCTCAGCGGCCACATCCGCGCCGCCCGCGACGATCTCGGCACCACCATCGTGCTGATCGAACATGATGTCGGCGTGGTGATGGATCTGTCCGACCGCATCGCCGTGCTGGATTACGGCCGGCTGATCGCCGACGGCACACCGGACGACATCCGCAACGATCCGGTGGTGATCGACGCCTATCTCGGCGTCGCCCACGACCTCGAAGCCGGAGAGGGCATCTGA